A region of the Rhizobium sp. NLR16a genome:
AACAGGTGAGAATATCCGATATTGTTGTAGTAGACCGGGGTGTTGCCGATCATCCGCGAGAGTTGCTGGTAGGCGCGGTCGGACGTGTCAAAGCGGGCAACCATGTCGGCGGAGGCTGCCAGGCCTAGCCAGGCGGCCGGGTCTTCCGGAAAAACGTCGACGGCGCGCTTGTAGATGGCGTAGGATTTTCCGTAGTTTTTTTCCTGAAACTGCAGTTTGCCGTTGGTTATCAGCTCGTCGTTCTTGTAGAAGGCGACCGCCGAGTCGTCCTGGAGGGTTTTGGCACTGTCGCCGTAAGCAGCCAGACCATCAACGCCGGATGACTGGCAACCAGCCAAAATCGCTCCGGTCGCCAGCAAAAAGGCAATGCATTTCGTCCCAGCTCTGATCTGCAACATTGGCAATTTGATCCCCACCAGACATTCTTACCCAAGACTCGGATGCGTTCACCGGCATCATCATGAAAAAAAGCTAACAACTCAAGAATTTAAGCAATTACTCACAAAAAAGCGACGGAGGCGGCCTTCGCCGGGATTGCGCAATGGGTGATAAACCCCAGCTATCCAGGGTAGGTATCATGTGCCCAGTGTTTCTCAGAGTAGAAAATTAATCGACGTCGCCCACCCTGTTCGCCAGGTCAAAGGATGGAACGCCGCATGCGGATCGCCATTTTTTCGCTGATGCGACTGGGGCCAGCACTGGCCTTAGTCCCTGGCGCTGAGGATCTCGATCGTCCGCTCGTCGAATTTTCCTTGATAAAAACGATCGATCACCCGGTGGAAGGGTGAGTCGTGATCGCTGATCGCAGCAAACAAGGTCATCGAAGAGCGCAGCTTGATATCATCAGGCGAGCCGAGGATGTCATGAGCCGATCGGCCGTCGATCGATAAAATCGCCTCGACGCAGCGCAGCAGCCGGCTTGAGAGCGTGGGATCGGCGAGATAGGCAGCGGCTTCCCCGGCCGAGCGTATGGCGTATTTTTCCGCCATTGCCGAGGTGCCGAGACCAGTTATCTGCGGGAAGATGAACCACATCCAATGGGAGGTTTTCCGTCCGGCCCTCAGCTCGGAAAGCGCCTGCTCGTAGATGCCGTTTTGGGCATCGACGAAACGTTCGAGATTGTAATCGATCTTGCCGGCCATGGT
Encoded here:
- a CDS encoding tetratricopeptide repeat protein, which codes for MLQIRAGTKCIAFLLATGAILAGCQSSGVDGLAAYGDSAKTLQDDSAVAFYKNDELITNGKLQFQEKNYGKSYAIYKRAVDVFPEDPAAWLGLAASADMVARFDTSDRAYQQLSRMIGNTPVYYNNIGYSHLLRGDLRTARRYFLKAYELDPGNEVTARNLELMKNSVKYAQR
- a CDS encoding DUF1810 domain-containing protein, coding for MAGKIDYNLERFVDAQNGIYEQALSELRAGRKTSHWMWFIFPQITGLGTSAMAEKYAIRSAGEAAAYLADPTLSSRLLRCVEAILSIDGRSAHDILGSPDDIKLRSSMTLFAAISDHDSPFHRVIDRFYQGKFDERTIEILSARD